From the Helicoverpa armigera isolate CAAS_96S chromosome 16, ASM3070526v1, whole genome shotgun sequence genome, one window contains:
- the LOC110380892 gene encoding protein TIS11 isoform X2, with product MMSTAIMHQSALYDFGDLFLKNQSRPVQTMNGTLSAALGPVGAGAVSGAVNWEQHPVLARAASVPAHRALAGLLDRLGHRRLERTTSEPAPPPPATSRYKTELCRPFEEAGVCKYGDKCQFAHGMRELRNLQRHPKYKTELCRTFHSVGFCPYGPRCHFVHNAEEARRREPTSPGGSLASLSSGGSMASYMSDGSRSPRSPRSPHSPLAPQSPLAPHSPPAMSPPAHATAFAFRRTQSPDPEEERLPVFNRLSSAFGDLVIA from the coding sequence AACCAATCTCGACCAGTGCAGACTATGAACGGCACACTGAGCGCAGCCCTTGGGCCAGTTGGAGCCGGAGCTGTATCTGGTGCCGTCAATTGGGAACAGCACCCCGTGCTGGCCCGCGCCGCCTCCGTGCCAGCACATCGCGCTCTTGCCGGCTTGCTCGACCGCCTGGGCCATCGCCGGCTCGAACGCACCACAAGCGAACCTGCTCCTCCTCCACCAGCCACCAGCAGATACAAGACCGAACTCTGCAGACCCTTCGAGGAAGCTGGCGTGTGCAAATACGGCGACAAATGCCAATTCGCCCATGGAATGCGTGAACTGCGCAACCTACAACGTCATCCTAAGTACAAGACGGAGCTATGTCGCACTTTCCACTCAGTTGGGTTCTGTCCATACGGGCCACGCTGCCACTTCGTGCACAATGCGGAAGAAGCGCGGCGCCGCGAACCAACGTCCCCTGGTGGTTCCTTGGCGTCCCTGTCGTCTGGCGGCTCCATGGCTTCGTACATGAGCGACGGGTCGCgctcgccgcgctcgccgcgctcgccgcaCTCTCCGCTGGCCCCGCAGTCACCGCTGGCGCCGCATTCGCCGCCTGCCATGTCTCCTCCTGCGCACGCCACGGCATTCGCTTTCCGTCGCACGCAGTCTCCCGACCCCGAAGAGGAGCGACTCCCCGTGTTCAATCGTCTCTCGTCGGCGTTCGGGGATCTCGTCATCGCCTAG
- the LOC110380892 gene encoding mRNA decay activator protein ZFP36L3 isoform X1, whose protein sequence is MMSTAIMHQSALYDFGDLFLKVSPDFELDEKTVINQSRPVQTMNGTLSAALGPVGAGAVSGAVNWEQHPVLARAASVPAHRALAGLLDRLGHRRLERTTSEPAPPPPATSRYKTELCRPFEEAGVCKYGDKCQFAHGMRELRNLQRHPKYKTELCRTFHSVGFCPYGPRCHFVHNAEEARRREPTSPGGSLASLSSGGSMASYMSDGSRSPRSPRSPHSPLAPQSPLAPHSPPAMSPPAHATAFAFRRTQSPDPEEERLPVFNRLSSAFGDLVIA, encoded by the exons GTGAGTCCAGATTTCGAGTTGGATGAAAAGACTGTCATT AACCAATCTCGACCAGTGCAGACTATGAACGGCACACTGAGCGCAGCCCTTGGGCCAGTTGGAGCCGGAGCTGTATCTGGTGCCGTCAATTGGGAACAGCACCCCGTGCTGGCCCGCGCCGCCTCCGTGCCAGCACATCGCGCTCTTGCCGGCTTGCTCGACCGCCTGGGCCATCGCCGGCTCGAACGCACCACAAGCGAACCTGCTCCTCCTCCACCAGCCACCAGCAGATACAAGACCGAACTCTGCAGACCCTTCGAGGAAGCTGGCGTGTGCAAATACGGCGACAAATGCCAATTCGCCCATGGAATGCGTGAACTGCGCAACCTACAACGTCATCCTAAGTACAAGACGGAGCTATGTCGCACTTTCCACTCAGTTGGGTTCTGTCCATACGGGCCACGCTGCCACTTCGTGCACAATGCGGAAGAAGCGCGGCGCCGCGAACCAACGTCCCCTGGTGGTTCCTTGGCGTCCCTGTCGTCTGGCGGCTCCATGGCTTCGTACATGAGCGACGGGTCGCgctcgccgcgctcgccgcgctcgccgcaCTCTCCGCTGGCCCCGCAGTCACCGCTGGCGCCGCATTCGCCGCCTGCCATGTCTCCTCCTGCGCACGCCACGGCATTCGCTTTCCGTCGCACGCAGTCTCCCGACCCCGAAGAGGAGCGACTCCCCGTGTTCAATCGTCTCTCGTCGGCGTTCGGGGATCTCGTCATCGCCTAG